The following proteins are encoded in a genomic region of Macrobrachium nipponense isolate FS-2020 chromosome 44, ASM1510439v2, whole genome shotgun sequence:
- the LOC135203904 gene encoding uncharacterized protein LOC135203904: protein MATGRVAEKLNERLEGREGEKDIYKISNLRKWQRQDLAKLGVIRDRDGNIVYRDENIEKRRRKYFEQLLNIENEREEMEEAQRVEGPVVKIQDREIKRALSKMKNGKASGPSEFQIEMIKLLGTEGEKWMLDILKAIWEEEEIPRN from the coding sequence ATGGCTACTGGAAGGGTGGCAGagaagttgaatgaaagactagaaggaagagaaggagaaaaggatatctataagatttcaaacttgaggaaatggCAGAGACAGGATTTGGCTAAATTGGGTGTCATCAGggatagagatggaaatataGTGTATAGGGATGAAAACATtgagaagagacggagaaagtattttgaacaactattaaatattgaaaatgagagagaggagatggaggaaGCACAGAGGGTAGAGGGACCAGTGGTGAAGATACAGGATAGAGAAATAAAGagagcattaagtaaaatgaagaatggtaaagcatcaggtccatcagagttccagattgaaatgatcaaattactaggtacagagggggagaaatggatgctggatatattaaaagctatatgggaagaggaagaaataccAAGGAACTga